In Meleagris gallopavo isolate NT-WF06-2002-E0010 breed Aviagen turkey brand Nicholas breeding stock chromosome 2, Turkey_5.1, whole genome shotgun sequence, the following are encoded in one genomic region:
- the RTN4 gene encoding reticulon-4, giving the protein MDAKMVVDLLYWRDIKKTGVVFGASLFLLLSLTVFSIVSVTAYIALALLSVTISFRIYKGVIQAIQKSDEGHPFRAYLESDVAVSEELIQKYSNVVLGHVNGTVKELRRLFLVDDLVDSLKFAVLMWVFTYVGALFNGLTLLILALISLFSVPVIYERHQAQIDHYLGLVNKNVKDAMAKIQAKIPGLKRKTE; this is encoded by the exons ATGGATGCCAAAATGG tTGTTGACCTCCTTTACTGGCGAGACATTAAGAAGACAGGAGTGGTGTTTGGTGCCAGCTTGTTCCTGCTGCTCTCATTAACAGTGTTCAGCATCGTGAGCGTGACAGCTTACATTGCCTTGGCCCTGCTTTCTGTGACCATCAGCTTTAGGATATACAAGGGAGTTATCCAGGCAATCCAAAAGTCCGATGAAGGCCACCCGTTTAG GGCTTACTTGGAGTCTGATGTAGCTGTGTCTGAAGAGCTGATTCAGAAATACAGCAATGTTGTGCTTGGTCACGTCAACGGCACAGTCAAGGAGCTGAGACGCCTCTTCCTTGTTGATGACTTGGTTGATTCTCTGAAG ttTGCAGTGTTGATGTGGGTGTTCACTTATGTTGGTGCCTTGTTCAATGGTCTGACATTACTGATACTGG ctttgatttcgCTCTTCAGTGTTCCTGTTATTTATGAGAGACATCAG GCCCAGATTGACCATTATTTGGGACTAGTGAACAAGAATGTCAAGGATGCGATGGCAAA GATCCAAGCAAAGATCCCTGGGCTGAAGCGCAAAACTGAGTAA